gaaaaaaactttaggataactttgaaaatataaatgtttaaataaaatcaccaaaataaaaaaggaaatttagtGAACATTTCCTTAACATCTTGTATACAGTATTCATTTTTAACCTTTGCTTTTCATTAACATAACAAAAGTCTAAAAGTGGGTCTCTAAAACGTTATGGAAAACTTTccaaagttaattttattatttagtggaaaaagaaaatcagGAAAAGACTTTATAACCgataaactaaaagatatgtAAGTTAAATCaccaataaaacaataatactaaagattaaaacaaaacttaaaataatagaTTAGGTGATCAatgtgaaatattaaaaatatcagcACCGATTAAAGAATACTTTGCAAAATCCCTTAATTTAGACTTAAATCTATTAATGTCTGAAAAACCCAATAAAGAAGAGGTTAGATTAGAAATGATTAAATGGAGTGAGATGAAAAGATCGGAAAATCCTGGTTGTTTTTGTGAAATAACTTGTAATAAGGGTaactattttaaaatagaattaatcaataacaatttattgttttaacttttctttttaaagcaAAACCTGTAGAAATTTGGATTGTAAGTGATATTCGAAGAAAAACAGATATTTCTTGGTTCTACGATACATACCAAAACAAAGTAAAAACTATACGAATATCCACAGATTTAGATATTAGAGAAAAACGAggatttcaatttgaaaaaggAATTGATGATGCAGAATCTGAATGTGATTTAGatcaatataaaaattggGATCTCGATGTTACCAATAATGATTCAATTACTTGTGAGAaatctataaaagaaattttagaattaattaacattaatattttataattaatttaatatttaaataaaattggttatggaaatattttttgacatttgacatacACACTAGTTACATAACCCCAAAAAGTTGATAACCAACCTACTTTTTATATATCCATCCTCGTCTTACACACACACTTTAATGCACTTTGAAGTTAGTCTAgtattaatcgatttaattttagttcacTTCGA
This region of Onthophagus taurus isolate NC chromosome 3, IU_Otau_3.0, whole genome shotgun sequence genomic DNA includes:
- the LOC111418919 gene encoding phosphomevalonate kinase → MENFPKLILLFSGKRKSGKDFITDKLKDILGDQCEILKISAPIKEYFAKSLNLDLNLLMSEKPNKEEVRLEMIKWSEMKRSENPGCFCEITCNKAKPVEIWIVSDIRRKTDISWFYDTYQNKVKTIRISTDLDIREKRGFQFEKGIDDAESECDLDQYKNWDLDVTNNDSITCEKSIKEILELININIL